One window of the Sciurus carolinensis chromosome 8, mSciCar1.2, whole genome shotgun sequence genome contains the following:
- the LOC124991704 gene encoding E3 ubiquitin-protein ligase RNF138-like, translating to MAKELPTATSYTEDDFYCPVCQEVLKTPVQTTACQHWSFCRKSFLTAMRESGIHCPLCHGNVTRRERACPELALYLENIMRKFSGSCRCYAKQIKFYCMRHHYKSCKKYQDEYGVSSTIPNFQISQDSVGNSNRSEMSTSDNTETYQQCTSSGHPTFKCPLCQESNFTTQRLLDHCNSNHLFQIVPVTCPICVSLPWGDPSQITRHFVSHLNQRHQFDYGEFVNLDEETQYQTAVEESFQVNI from the exons ATGGCCAAGGAGCTGCCCACGGCCACGTCCTACACCGAAGATGATTTCTACTGCCCGGTCTGTCAGGAGGTGCTCAAAACACCTGTGCAGACCACGGCCTGTCAGCAC TGGAGTTTCTGTAGAAAAAGTTTTCTGACTGCAATGAGAGAAAGTGGAATACATTGTCCCCTATGTCATGGAAATGTGACTAGAAGAGAAAGAGCGTGTCCAGAACTGGCCTTATATCTTGAAAATATCATGAGGAAGTTTTCTGGTAGCTGTAGATGCTATGCAAAACAGATTAAATTCTATTGCATGAGACATCATTATAAATCTTGTAAAAAGTATCAGGATGAATATGGTGTTTCTTCTACCATTCCAAACTTTCAGATATCTCAAGATTCAGTAGGGAATAGTAATAGGAGTGAAATGTCCACATCTGATAACACAGAAACttaccaacagtgtacaagttCTGGGCATCCCACCTTTAAGTGTCCCCTGTGTCAAGAGTCAAATTTTACCACACAGCGTTTACTTGATCACTGTAACAGTAACCACCTATTTCAAATAGTTCCTGTGACATGTCCTATTTGTGTCTCTCTTCCTTGGGGAGATCCTAGCCAGATTACTAGACATTTTGTTAGTCATTTAAATCAAAGACATCAGTTTGATTATGGAGAATTTGTGAATCTAGATGAAGAAACCCAATATCAAACTGCTGTTGAAGAATCTTTTCAAGTAAACATCTGA